One Candidatus Delongbacteria bacterium genomic window carries:
- a CDS encoding HDOD domain-containing protein: MSTQLQETFALELLGPDDFRVFQRQDGQLRAVLGCGLGIALIDRGAGVGGMLHLLGKALESTESCEGMLDRFLDELESNGARSEHLEGLITGGAELGGVSLSLSEEPGTLLSSRLLELLRQRQLPPLSWETGGNRGYRLELDMESLDFRSSLIHTEPEAELVDPRAADSAFCLQDALQQIKPIPQIALETLAILANDSYSMKELAACVHKDQVITARVLGWCNAAGVVGGHEVSNLDAALVRMGEKKLIRLILAATLSGYFVDQDTGYAQSRGGLFHGALACAAITTELAHLLAPELSRIAYTAGLLHDIGKVVLDHHVCRVAPEFYRVLRDEQSLLAAEAKVIGITHPEAGEKLALEWELAEPLVQAVRWHHEPRKATEHGDLCTLVCLSDWLSRILWEGQQPWMAQEMELTTLLARFGMSPNALPTLLSALPLREIHRQVMLS; this comes from the coding sequence ATGAGTACCCAGCTTCAGGAAACTTTTGCACTGGAACTGCTCGGACCGGACGACTTCCGGGTGTTCCAGCGGCAGGATGGCCAGCTTCGGGCCGTGCTGGGCTGCGGCCTGGGCATCGCGCTCATCGACCGCGGTGCCGGTGTGGGAGGCATGCTGCATCTGCTGGGCAAGGCGCTCGAGTCCACGGAATCCTGCGAAGGCATGCTGGATCGATTCCTGGACGAACTTGAAAGCAACGGGGCGCGATCCGAGCATCTGGAAGGACTGATCACGGGCGGGGCCGAGCTGGGCGGGGTCAGCCTGAGCCTGTCGGAAGAGCCCGGTACCCTGTTGTCCTCCCGGCTCCTCGAACTCCTGCGCCAGCGTCAGTTGCCTCCATTGAGCTGGGAAACCGGCGGCAACCGCGGTTATCGGCTCGAGCTGGACATGGAGAGTCTGGACTTCCGTTCAAGCCTGATCCACACCGAACCCGAGGCGGAGCTGGTTGACCCCCGGGCGGCCGATTCCGCTTTTTGCCTGCAGGATGCGCTGCAGCAGATCAAGCCGATTCCCCAGATCGCCCTGGAAACCCTGGCCATCCTGGCCAACGACTCCTACAGCATGAAGGAACTGGCGGCCTGTGTCCACAAGGATCAGGTCATCACGGCGCGCGTGCTGGGCTGGTGCAATGCGGCCGGAGTGGTGGGCGGACACGAAGTCAGCAATCTGGATGCCGCGCTGGTGCGCATGGGCGAGAAGAAACTGATTCGTCTGATTCTGGCGGCCACGCTCAGCGGGTACTTCGTCGACCAGGACACGGGCTATGCCCAGAGCCGGGGCGGCCTGTTCCACGGTGCGCTGGCCTGCGCGGCGATCACCACGGAACTGGCCCATCTGCTGGCGCCGGAACTCTCGCGCATCGCGTATACGGCCGGCCTGCTTCACGACATCGGCAAGGTGGTGCTCGACCATCATGTCTGCCGGGTGGCACCTGAATTCTATCGTGTGCTGCGTGACGAACAGAGTCTGCTGGCTGCCGAAGCCAAGGTCATCGGCATCACCCATCCCGAAGCCGGGGAGAAACTGGCGCTGGAATGGGAACTGGCCGAGCCTCTGGTGCAGGCCGTGCGTTGGCACCATGAGCCGCGCAAAGCCACCGAGCATGGGGACCTCTGCACGCTGGTCTGCCTGTCCGACTGGCTCTCGCGCATTCTCTGGGAAGGCCAGCAACCCTGGATGGCGCAGGAGATGGAACTGACCACCTTGCTGGCGCGCTTCGGCATGTCACCCAATGCACTGCCAACCTTGCTCTCCGCGCTTCCACTGCGCGAAATCCACCGTCAGGTCATGCTCTCATAG
- a CDS encoding PD-(D/E)XK nuclease family protein — protein sequence MDEPLRQSTIYSVLRCSYQHHLRTTDPTSQAFRHPAAVFGTTIHSLIARMHAGEWNMDLEPAFLEAFEREVSTDSHQPQERIEDLNGHWATARQNDSPTLPIWWKDELAERETYRADGVAILEGYRNKDYNRNAKILLAEASFAVKVGRQTFNGTLDQLRQHPDGSLELVDFKTSKAAPPQAYVDLDYQLGLYAYALKHGTFLVKGQLIRPNVMPDKQTLYFLRHHIPYKRATGGKLAGEERGDPRISTTRSAEQLRALKQDVSAVARMIKLGLHPRSPDPMKCGCCAYADACRGATRDAALPTGKLDDLLIQLENIA from the coding sequence ATGGATGAGCCGCTCAGACAGAGCACAATTTATTCGGTGCTCCGTTGTTCCTACCAACACCACCTGCGAACCACAGATCCAACCAGCCAGGCCTTCCGACATCCAGCTGCCGTCTTCGGTACTACCATTCATAGTCTGATAGCCCGAATGCATGCTGGAGAATGGAACATGGATCTTGAACCGGCCTTCCTCGAAGCCTTCGAGAGGGAAGTGTCCACGGACTCCCATCAACCTCAGGAACGCATCGAAGACCTGAACGGGCATTGGGCGACAGCACGACAAAACGACAGTCCGACACTGCCGATCTGGTGGAAGGACGAATTGGCTGAACGCGAGACCTACCGTGCGGACGGTGTCGCCATTCTGGAAGGGTATCGCAACAAGGACTACAACCGTAATGCGAAGATCCTGTTGGCCGAAGCATCCTTTGCTGTCAAGGTCGGGAGACAGACATTCAACGGCACCTTGGACCAACTGCGTCAACATCCGGATGGCAGTCTGGAACTGGTGGATTTCAAGACCAGCAAGGCAGCTCCACCACAAGCCTATGTGGATCTGGACTACCAGTTGGGCCTGTATGCCTATGCACTGAAGCACGGCACATTCTTGGTCAAAGGTCAGCTGATACGCCCCAATGTGATGCCAGACAAGCAGACCCTGTACTTCCTGCGGCACCACATCCCTTACAAGCGTGCTACTGGTGGCAAGCTGGCTGGTGAAGAACGTGGCGATCCCCGCATCAGTACCACACGATCAGCAGAACAACTGCGGGCATTGAAACAAGATGTCAGTGCCGTAGCACGGATGATCAAGCTTGGTCTGCATCCCAGAAGCCCCGATCCGATGAAGTGCGGCTGCTGTGCCTATGCCGATGCCTGCAGAGGTGCTACACGGGATGCAGCATTGCCAACGGGCAAACTGGATGATCTGTTGATCCAACTGGAGAACATCGCATGA
- a CDS encoding SUMF1/EgtB/PvdO family nonheme iron enzyme produces the protein MILVPAGTFMMGADNGENAVLHEVTLTKSFWLGRYEVTNQQYVEYLNWAISHNRIHVSESTITGINVYSNVTEQILTTIRNGSGQWSEIRYIDSENRFTVEPSSWIAGDTGPGYAYPLGYDPSSLPVTAVSWHGAALYCNWLSNQESLEEYYGTGSGVGIPSSTGSGNPYNATGYRLPTSAEWERAARYNDSREYPWGDSEPNCDLANSRHGGVCLGWTSEASAYTEGESQLGFNCLAGNVNEWCNDRVYLYSPNPVTDPIGSTYAGNSQRVTRGGHYSSPASELQNYMGLDRADPGVVEWVYGFRVCRVYAVN, from the coding sequence ATGATTCTTGTACCTGCTGGCACATTCATGATGGGAGCAGACAATGGAGAAAATGCAGTACTACACGAAGTAACCCTTACAAAGTCATTTTGGCTTGGGAGATACGAAGTGACTAACCAACAGTACGTCGAGTACTTGAATTGGGCAATCAGCCATAATCGTATTCACGTTAGTGAAAGTACAATCACGGGAATTAATGTCTACTCCAATGTGACAGAACAAATACTGACAACAATTCGAAATGGATCTGGTCAGTGGTCAGAGATTAGATACATCGATAGTGAAAACCGTTTTACAGTAGAACCTAGTTCTTGGATTGCTGGTGATACAGGACCTGGGTATGCATATCCGTTAGGCTATGACCCATCCTCCTTGCCTGTTACGGCAGTGAGCTGGCACGGTGCGGCACTGTACTGCAATTGGCTGAGTAATCAGGAAAGTTTAGAAGAGTATTACGGAACTGGCAGTGGTGTGGGCATCCCAAGCAGTACCGGATCAGGAAATCCCTACAACGCCACTGGATATAGGCTGCCCACATCCGCAGAATGGGAAAGAGCGGCCCGGTACAACGACAGTAGAGAATACCCATGGGGAGACTCAGAACCTAACTGCGATCTCGCAAACTCGCGCCACGGCGGTGTTTGTTTAGGATGGACTTCTGAGGCATCTGCATACACTGAAGGGGAATCACAACTTGGCTTCAATTGTCTGGCGGGAAATGTAAATGAATGGTGCAATGATCGCGTGTATCTTTACTCCCCAAATCCTGTTACGGACCCAATTGGTAGTACTTATGCTGGAAACTCTCAAAGAGTTACTCGGGGGGGGCACTATTCTTCACCTGCATCAGAGTTACAGAACTATATGGGCCTCGATAGAGCCGATCCAGGCGTTGTAGAATGGGTCTACGGATTTCGAGTTTGCAGAGTATACGCAGTTAATTGA
- a CDS encoding polysaccharide deacetylase family protein, which produces MTGWWYRDSWPWPLWQGGVHRLPPACGNSLLLTFDDGPSENSLRVSSLLAERALKAVFFLQGERAAEHPERVRELIAAGHRIGSHGLRHVRHGRLSPARVTLELTQARQLLEHLSGQSVPWFRPPYGSWAPWLHGALAGAGQRAIFWNLNPKDHAVTAAAPLIDRVLQHARPADILLLHCTGRGAAHTLAALPGLLDGLESRGIALADPFTTEL; this is translated from the coding sequence ATGACCGGCTGGTGGTACCGGGACAGCTGGCCCTGGCCACTCTGGCAGGGTGGCGTGCATCGACTGCCTCCTGCGTGTGGCAACAGTCTGCTGCTCACGTTCGACGACGGACCGTCGGAGAACAGTCTGCGGGTGTCGTCCCTGCTGGCCGAGCGCGCCCTGAAGGCCGTGTTCTTCCTGCAGGGCGAACGGGCCGCCGAGCATCCGGAGAGGGTGCGTGAGCTGATTGCCGCCGGTCACCGGATCGGCAGCCATGGCCTGCGCCACGTGCGCCATGGACGACTGTCGCCCGCGCGTGTCACACTGGAACTGACCCAGGCGCGCCAGCTGCTGGAACACCTGAGCGGGCAGTCCGTGCCCTGGTTCCGGCCGCCCTATGGGTCATGGGCGCCCTGGCTGCACGGCGCGCTGGCCGGAGCGGGGCAGCGCGCGATCTTCTGGAACCTCAACCCCAAGGACCATGCCGTCACGGCGGCGGCTCCACTCATCGACCGGGTGCTGCAACATGCCCGCCCGGCGGACATCCTGCTGCTGCACTGCACGGGACGAGGAGCGGCGCACACACTGGCGGCGCTGCCCGGGTTGCTGGATGGCTTGGAATCGAGAGGAATCGCGCTGGCCGACCCCTTCACCACGGAGCTATGA
- a CDS encoding flippase-like domain-containing protein, translating to MSRTWSWLLRLGVTALALVLVFRQVQLDQVLAQLRILPASILGLCLLLLVPNIGFQYLKWRTLLRSLPSPPPAREILRSTLLGMLGGLLTPGRVGEHARVLVFRGVSRSRLAGLSLLDRLVSSLVTVGAGALCLWLMPRTAFPALFSTGVMIYGGASLLGHLAVLALLLQPSRVLAWLERWNWLNRQPRWHQVREGLGALDGSRRLALLGWAVAFWLCFILQFSLLVGGLGFSHPLVPAAAGSTFFLSALFPFSLGDLGLRELFSGALYASLGADPVIAISASLVLFSINALLPALLALPLLAGGGRRS from the coding sequence GTGAGCAGGACCTGGAGCTGGTTGCTGCGGTTGGGCGTCACGGCCCTGGCTCTGGTTCTGGTCTTTCGCCAGGTCCAGCTGGATCAGGTGCTGGCCCAGCTCCGCATCCTGCCCGCATCGATCCTCGGGCTCTGCCTGCTGCTGCTGGTGCCCAACATCGGCTTCCAGTACCTCAAGTGGCGCACACTGCTGCGCAGCCTGCCCTCTCCTCCACCGGCGCGCGAAATCCTGCGGTCCACCTTGCTGGGCATGCTGGGCGGACTGCTGACGCCGGGTCGTGTGGGTGAGCACGCGCGCGTGCTGGTCTTCAGGGGCGTATCACGCTCGCGTCTGGCGGGGCTGTCCCTGCTGGATCGTCTGGTCTCATCCCTGGTCACCGTCGGAGCGGGCGCGCTCTGCCTCTGGCTGATGCCCCGCACGGCCTTTCCCGCACTCTTCTCCACCGGAGTGATGATCTATGGCGGAGCGTCCCTGCTGGGCCACCTGGCTGTTCTGGCTCTGCTGCTGCAGCCCAGTCGGGTGCTGGCCTGGCTCGAACGCTGGAACTGGCTGAACCGCCAGCCCCGCTGGCATCAGGTACGCGAAGGCCTTGGCGCTCTGGATGGCTCACGCCGCCTGGCGCTGCTGGGCTGGGCAGTCGCCTTCTGGCTGTGTTTCATCCTGCAGTTCAGCCTGCTGGTCGGAGGCCTGGGTTTCAGCCACCCCCTGGTGCCCGCGGCCGCCGGCAGCACCTTCTTTCTCAGCGCGCTGTTTCCCTTCAGCCTCGGCGACCTGGGCCTGCGTGAACTGTTCTCCGGCGCCCTGTACGCCTCGCTGGGCGCGGACCCCGTGATCGCGATCAGCGCCTCGCTCGTGCTCTTCAGCATCAATGCGTTGCTGCCGGCGTTGCTGGCATTGCCCTTGCTGGCAGGCGGCGGGAGGCGCTCATGA
- a CDS encoding site-specific integrase codes for MPRKNPSGETVYQVHYTINGKRIKKVVGPRKDVAEKVARQIFLDNQDGPVAQATPVVVPTLAEWTDRFIQVKFRRTAESSQRRYRIYANHFLTFFEKHFRPVTRIDQVTRGQLESHIEDLLKSGKANKTLNGHIQYLRSLFNMAVDDDIIQSSPASKLKSYPESKGERPPYWTFEQVQTILDHTPDCWRDIFQFLYLTGLRKSELIHLRHQDVNLNASPPSIDISSHDGWTTKTGKSRVIPLNPVAVEIAKRQPASDNHPFLFSSVKGNKLDEDKIYQALKKVLGQIGLEGDVHKWRHTFASHLVMKGVGIETVSKLLGHTTLEMTMRYAHLAPDHLKWAVDRL; via the coding sequence GTGCCCCGCAAGAACCCCAGCGGGGAAACTGTGTACCAAGTCCACTACACGATCAATGGCAAGCGAATCAAGAAAGTGGTGGGGCCACGGAAAGATGTTGCCGAGAAGGTTGCCAGGCAGATCTTCCTAGACAATCAGGACGGGCCAGTTGCCCAGGCAACACCTGTTGTGGTGCCCACCTTGGCAGAATGGACAGATAGATTCATTCAGGTCAAATTCAGACGTACGGCTGAATCCAGCCAACGCCGGTACCGCATCTACGCCAATCACTTCCTGACCTTCTTCGAAAAGCACTTTCGACCTGTAACACGGATTGACCAGGTGACCCGAGGTCAATTGGAATCCCACATTGAAGACCTGTTGAAGTCGGGGAAAGCCAACAAGACGTTGAATGGTCATATCCAGTATCTGCGATCCCTGTTCAACATGGCCGTGGATGACGACATCATCCAAAGCAGCCCAGCTTCAAAATTGAAGTCCTACCCAGAATCCAAAGGGGAAAGACCCCCTTACTGGACTTTCGAACAAGTGCAAACCATTCTGGATCACACTCCCGATTGTTGGCGAGATATCTTTCAGTTCCTGTATCTGACTGGTTTGCGTAAGTCAGAACTGATTCACCTACGCCACCAGGATGTCAATCTGAATGCGTCACCACCCAGCATCGACATCAGTTCACATGATGGATGGACCACCAAGACCGGCAAGTCGCGAGTCATTCCACTGAACCCGGTGGCTGTCGAAATCGCAAAACGGCAACCAGCAAGCGACAATCACCCATTCCTGTTTTCAAGCGTCAAAGGCAACAAGCTGGATGAAGACAAGATCTACCAGGCGCTGAAGAAGGTGCTTGGACAGATTGGACTGGAAGGTGATGTCCACAAATGGCGTCATACCTTCGCTTCCCATCTGGTAATGAAGGGAGTTGGCATCGAAACCGTCAGCAAACTGCTGGGCCATACGACCCTTGAAATGACGATGCGATATGCCCACCTGGCCCCAGATCATCTGAAATGGGCCGTGGACAGGCTGTAA
- a CDS encoding DUF932 domain-containing protein — MKKSLSVKDPFAPIERVPLFTPSGMQSSRYAIVLDPQGLHEEVGIVSEDYNLVENQRVVESAQRVLHEAELEATEGRVIFDGKRFSQRWVLQQATFDVAPGDIVALTLDAWNSYDGSARFGVAFNLQRLVCSNGMLMDQLLGGFRFKHNAAHGEDFDVEVEEAVSRLKILAGSVHRLAPQFQQMTQKRLNIAGIQQTFRDLEVSRPLIADIFQGLEGTSLWQVYNAYTDVLTKMNTFASEGINRRVTSYFLDKCALPGGRHG, encoded by the coding sequence ATGAAGAAATCACTGTCTGTCAAGGACCCGTTCGCGCCCATCGAACGGGTTCCTTTGTTCACACCGTCAGGGATGCAGTCCAGTCGCTACGCGATAGTATTGGATCCGCAGGGCCTGCACGAGGAAGTGGGCATTGTCAGCGAAGACTACAACCTGGTGGAGAACCAGCGTGTAGTCGAATCAGCCCAGCGGGTCCTGCACGAGGCCGAGCTGGAGGCCACTGAAGGCCGCGTCATCTTCGACGGCAAACGGTTCAGTCAACGCTGGGTCCTTCAGCAAGCCACATTCGATGTAGCACCTGGTGACATCGTTGCGCTGACACTGGATGCCTGGAACAGCTACGACGGTTCAGCACGCTTCGGTGTTGCTTTCAACCTGCAGCGCCTAGTGTGTTCCAACGGCATGTTGATGGACCAGCTGCTCGGGGGCTTCCGCTTCAAGCACAACGCAGCGCACGGTGAAGACTTCGATGTGGAAGTGGAAGAAGCCGTCAGCCGTCTGAAGATCTTGGCAGGCAGTGTACACCGCTTGGCACCCCAGTTCCAGCAGATGACACAGAAGCGTCTGAACATCGCGGGTATCCAGCAGACTTTCCGTGACCTGGAAGTATCCAGACCCCTGATCGCTGACATCTTTCAGGGACTTGAAGGCACAAGCCTGTGGCAGGTTTACAACGCCTACACGGATGTGCTGACCAAGATGAACACCTTCGCATCCGAAGGCATCAACAGACGGGTCACATCCTACTTCCTGGACAAGTGCGCCTTACCGGGAGGGCGTCATGGATGA
- a CDS encoding glycosyltransferase produces the protein MSAWLWLILPALYALAVWRLGVALARLARMKGPTSEAGLSLSVIIACRNEEELVGDTLAALRSQTLEHEKLQLIAIDDGSSDSTSRVLQDAATLPGPKLQVLATDPEQRGKKAAILKGLEQARGSIIAILDADTVVSPQWAESLLSAFSERTGLVAGAAVFHAEPRDPTYSENSTLFQRVLRLEYMGLLGAGLAGFAMDRPFFASGANIAWRRQAFEDAGGFEGIAHIASGDDTLLIQRMARRTQWKLRPWLAAEARVRTRAPQNLAQFLRQRARWTSTGGDYPDPIAILAALAAYALFLELPLVLILAVLGQLPAWVAIGVWLLKLLPDAWFTCRAARALGGSTLLHLFPLAWLGQLCYGLWVPWQARLALLRWRTP, from the coding sequence ATGAGCGCCTGGCTCTGGCTGATTCTGCCCGCGCTCTACGCCCTTGCGGTGTGGCGCCTGGGTGTGGCCCTGGCCCGACTCGCTCGCATGAAAGGCCCCACGAGTGAAGCGGGGCTGAGCCTGAGCGTGATCATCGCCTGCCGCAACGAAGAGGAATTGGTGGGTGACACACTGGCGGCCCTGCGGTCGCAGACCCTGGAACATGAGAAGCTGCAACTGATCGCCATTGACGATGGCTCCAGCGATTCCACCAGCCGAGTCCTGCAGGATGCGGCCACGCTGCCCGGCCCGAAGCTGCAGGTTCTGGCCACGGACCCGGAGCAGCGCGGCAAGAAGGCGGCGATCCTGAAAGGCCTGGAGCAGGCAAGGGGATCGATCATCGCGATTCTTGACGCCGACACCGTGGTTTCCCCACAGTGGGCAGAGAGCCTGCTCTCGGCCTTCAGCGAGCGCACAGGCCTGGTGGCGGGTGCGGCCGTGTTCCACGCCGAGCCCCGGGACCCGACATACTCTGAGAATTCGACACTGTTCCAGCGCGTTCTGCGCCTGGAGTACATGGGTCTGTTGGGAGCCGGTCTGGCGGGCTTCGCCATGGACCGCCCCTTCTTCGCCAGCGGAGCCAACATCGCCTGGCGCCGGCAGGCCTTCGAGGATGCGGGCGGATTCGAGGGCATCGCCCACATCGCCAGTGGCGACGATACCCTGTTGATCCAGCGCATGGCGCGTCGCACACAGTGGAAACTGAGGCCCTGGCTGGCCGCCGAGGCCCGGGTGCGCACGCGGGCACCTCAGAATCTTGCCCAGTTCCTGCGCCAACGGGCTCGCTGGACCAGCACGGGCGGCGACTATCCCGACCCGATCGCGATTCTGGCGGCGCTTGCGGCCTATGCCCTCTTTCTGGAACTGCCGCTGGTGCTGATTCTGGCGGTTCTCGGACAGCTGCCGGCCTGGGTGGCGATCGGTGTCTGGCTGCTGAAACTGCTGCCCGACGCCTGGTTCACCTGCCGTGCGGCCCGCGCGCTGGGCGGGAGCACGCTGCTGCACCTGTTCCCGCTGGCCTGGCTGGGCCAACTGTGCTACGGACTCTGGGTTCCCTGGCAGGCGCGTCTGGCCTTGTTGCGCTGGAGGACGCCATGA
- a CDS encoding SPASM domain-containing protein encodes MHENLLFIKHTLRLSRIWNAFTLYLSYGLSLVLRRPIVWGLPTVLMIEPTNLCNLKCPLCPTGAGTLRRHGSFMDFELYSKVIDEVWSRTFMILLWNQGESFMNKDFLRMVRYAADRGLWTYGSTNGHYLEDPEAVVRSGLGTLLVSVDGASATTYEAYRRSGNFEQVIGGLKGLVQAKRRLKSATPVIHLQFIIMRHNEHEIPAITRLAQECGVDRLTLKTVQIYDDADIPIWLPDNLAQSRYQVIESDGEQHFALKGGYKNRCQKLWNQPVVNAGGEIAVCCFDKDVDFPMGNMKQQGFREVWRSSRYQQFRAGLMENRSRLEMCRNCGEGVKLFHEQKDIHVDLSRTVDESTVARPDEKELAERIKRNIDSTLERITPSDPARTQEQEARLKAAQQARPRTAGSREQRRSERTGVAGLSLGHGPLPIEELEALKRRERDARREP; translated from the coding sequence ATGCACGAAAATCTGCTGTTCATCAAGCATACCCTGCGGCTCTCGCGGATCTGGAACGCGTTCACGCTCTACCTCTCATATGGTCTTTCGCTCGTGTTGCGGCGTCCGATCGTCTGGGGTCTGCCCACGGTGCTGATGATCGAACCGACCAATCTCTGCAACCTCAAATGCCCGCTCTGCCCCACGGGAGCCGGTACTCTGCGGCGGCACGGGTCCTTCATGGACTTCGAACTGTACTCCAAGGTGATCGACGAGGTCTGGAGCCGCACCTTCATGATTCTGCTCTGGAACCAGGGCGAGAGTTTCATGAACAAGGACTTCCTGCGCATGGTGCGCTACGCGGCCGATCGTGGGCTCTGGACCTATGGCTCCACCAACGGCCATTACCTGGAAGACCCGGAAGCGGTGGTTCGCAGTGGACTGGGCACCCTGCTGGTCAGCGTGGACGGAGCCAGCGCCACCACCTACGAGGCTTACCGCCGCAGCGGCAATTTCGAGCAGGTGATCGGCGGATTGAAGGGGCTGGTACAGGCCAAGCGCCGGCTGAAGAGTGCCACGCCCGTGATCCATCTGCAGTTCATCATCATGCGTCACAACGAGCATGAGATTCCGGCGATCACCCGCCTGGCCCAGGAATGCGGCGTGGACCGGCTGACCCTCAAGACCGTGCAGATCTACGACGACGCCGACATTCCCATCTGGCTGCCCGACAACCTGGCCCAGAGCCGCTATCAGGTCATCGAGAGCGACGGCGAGCAGCACTTCGCGCTCAAGGGCGGCTACAAGAATCGCTGCCAGAAGCTCTGGAACCAGCCCGTGGTCAACGCCGGGGGCGAGATCGCCGTGTGCTGTTTCGACAAGGACGTGGACTTCCCCATGGGCAACATGAAGCAGCAGGGATTCCGCGAGGTCTGGCGCAGCTCGCGCTACCAGCAGTTCCGCGCCGGATTGATGGAAAACCGCAGCCGGCTCGAGATGTGTCGCAACTGCGGCGAGGGTGTCAAGCTGTTCCACGAACAGAAGGACATTCACGTGGATCTGTCGCGCACGGTCGACGAGAGCACGGTGGCGCGGCCCGACGAGAAGGAACTGGCCGAGCGCATCAAGCGCAACATCGACAGCACCCTGGAACGCATCACCCCCAGCGATCCGGCACGCACCCAGGAGCAGGAAGCCCGGTTGAAGGCCGCACAGCAAGCCCGTCCGCGCACCGCGGGCAGTCGCGAACAGCGCCGTTCGGAGCGGACCGGCGTGGCCGGCCTGTCCCTGGGTCACGGTCCTCTGCCCATCGAGGAACTGGAAGCACTGAAACGCCGCGAACGGGATGCCCGGCGGGAGCCCTGA
- a CDS encoding glycosyltransferase, which yields MNVLIWTGLLLGLPGKLLLVGELLALVRAQSALRRARHGGVDGFPGPVTVLVAFRDEEAVLPELFKALREQNPVPGGFRLVLVDDGSTDAGPTRVRMELPAFPGSLLLRNPGRGKTAALAHGLESIPEGIVVYTDADCRPEPGWIAGHLAEHSRGARVVLGHVVIPEPRIAALESLLASAQVQSGCLVGRPPFARGGNWSLHAADLRTVGGYAGLEGLGSGDDIYLLQKLVSQGLPCRFLAAAGTRVHTRAPFRSGQRTQQRRRRYGKLPGLKGWQRWRHLLLGSAFLSLLLEGLAGLAGHASWAGPELLAFWALAWWALDRSARGLGERRLRPDLPWLLPLWPILLLYYSLLGTLGGYRWKADPGPGPRLQEDS from the coding sequence TTGAATGTCTTGATCTGGACCGGACTCCTGTTGGGCCTGCCGGGCAAGCTGCTGTTGGTGGGCGAACTGCTGGCCCTGGTTCGGGCGCAGTCCGCCTTGCGCAGGGCGCGCCATGGCGGAGTGGACGGCTTTCCCGGGCCGGTGACGGTGCTGGTGGCCTTCCGCGACGAGGAGGCCGTGCTGCCCGAACTGTTCAAGGCATTGCGCGAGCAGAACCCCGTCCCGGGAGGCTTCCGGCTGGTGCTGGTGGACGATGGCTCCACGGACGCCGGGCCCACCAGAGTCCGGATGGAATTGCCGGCCTTCCCCGGCAGCCTGCTGCTGCGCAATCCGGGTCGCGGCAAGACGGCCGCGCTGGCCCATGGGCTGGAATCGATCCCCGAGGGCATCGTCGTCTACACCGACGCGGACTGCCGCCCCGAACCGGGCTGGATCGCGGGACATCTGGCTGAGCATTCCCGCGGAGCGCGGGTCGTGCTGGGCCATGTGGTGATTCCCGAACCCCGGATCGCCGCGCTGGAAAGCCTGCTGGCGTCGGCTCAAGTGCAGTCTGGATGCCTTGTGGGCCGACCGCCTTTCGCGCGTGGGGGCAACTGGTCCCTGCATGCGGCCGACCTGCGCACGGTGGGCGGATACGCGGGGCTTGAAGGCCTGGGGTCCGGCGATGACATCTATCTTCTGCAGAAACTGGTATCACAGGGCCTTCCCTGCCGCTTCCTCGCCGCCGCGGGAACCCGCGTGCATACGCGGGCACCTTTTCGTTCCGGACAGCGTACACAGCAGCGCCGGAGACGTTACGGCAAGTTGCCCGGACTGAAGGGCTGGCAACGCTGGCGGCATCTGCTGCTGGGCAGCGCCTTCCTCAGTCTGTTGCTGGAAGGACTGGCCGGCCTGGCCGGTCACGCCAGCTGGGCGGGTCCCGAACTGCTGGCGTTCTGGGCCCTGGCCTGGTGGGCTCTCGATCGCAGTGCCCGAGGACTGGGCGAACGGCGCCTGCGCCCCGACCTGCCCTGGCTGCTGCCGCTGTGGCCGATTCTGCTGTTGTATTACAGCCTGCTGGGCACTCTGGGCGGGTACCGCTGGAAGGCGGATCCCGGCCCTGGCCCGCGGCTTCAAGAGGACTCCTGA